The following coding sequences lie in one Spinacia oleracea cultivar Varoflay chromosome 1, BTI_SOV_V1, whole genome shotgun sequence genomic window:
- the LOC130463961 gene encoding uncharacterized protein, translating to MDTSWIDLPTGHPEYIDGCMQFIAFANQGLFEGKIRCPCKNCKVDKWFPVNDVERHILFKGFYKSYRNWIFHGKGDMVQRMLGSDGGSTSEGSLGNQSGFVGRDSMGGLLRSAFSVNVPPNFPTFEAREDGEWTEEPVSYDTDVEYDDSTIEEDATYKKLLQASEEKLYEGCINFSKLSFLLHLFHLKCMHHWSIESFNMLLKLILDAFPQILDFPSSYYYSKKMIKDLGLGYEKIDACPNDCMLYWGEFLEKDKCHLCGKSRWKTTKGKKGDDVSDQGTNTCKKGVPAKVMRYFPLIPRLKRIYMSSETAEDMRWHDTERLGEDDKKILRHPSDALAWKAFDERYRDFALDPRSVRLGLASDGFNPYRLMNTTYSTWPVVLIPYNLPPWLCMKPSSFILSTLIPGKASPGNDIDVYLQPLVHELKLLWGGVEAFDAFDGVKFNLRAALLWTINDFPGYAMLSGLSTKGYNACPICMDSTPSDRFGNKICYCSYRKWLPADHPYRRQGEKFCEKFGTNELGEAPSRPSGTDILRQQEKVEYVYGKSKAPPKKRQRGHTDNNDVQDEIVFGTKRSIFFDLVYWEHNLLRHNLDVMHIEKNVSENLLGTLLSMDKSRDNRDDREALEAWRIKTHLWLSADHNGNEYMPPASYSMSREEKERFLTVLQKLKVLDGYGSNLSSCVNMKQRKLINLKSHDNHVLMQDILPVALRASNATKVIDLLARLSSFFKKLCSTSIDPDDLDGLQDGIVLTLCQLEMEFLPSFFTIMVHLLIHLVEEVKLGGPVQYRWMYPIERYLSHLKSHVTNKAQPEGSIAEGYLLEETIRFCSRYLQGVKTIFNMPKRMDDDISNSDDYLFNSGGRVIGKEVSIRLDGQSLKQAHRYVLLHSDEIKGDLDEFLTEKRQMNLEISVAESDESKWIINEFGGWLRNKVHFIDATTEDGKLRKALAGGLHSYGRKLKGYIINGYKLLSTDRDCRLLTQNSGVMVEADGVAYYGKVMDIYELNYYGDYKVVLFRCDWVDIRRGVRKYPNGGVCVNFSKLMHTGRLLQDDPFVFSSQAKQVFYIEDEIQKGWFHVVKNKPRDLFDLGDSLPVAEEGAGFFSLAFWFFSLAVWLQATYRLRSATIFLRYS from the exons ATGGATACAAGTTGGATAGATCTACCCACTGGCCACCCTGAATATATCGATGGTTGTATGCAATTCATTGCGTTTGCCAATCAAGGTCTATTCGAAGGAAAAATTAGATGTCCATGTAAGAACTGTAAGGTGGATAAATGGTTCCCGGTTAATGATGTAGAGCGACATATTTTGTTTAAAGGGTTTTATAAGTCGTATAGAAATTGGATCTTTCATGGTAAAGGGGATATGGTTCAACGTATGTTAGGGAgtgatggagggagtactagtgAAGGATCCCTTGGTAATCAAAGTGGGTTTGTAGGTCGAGATAGTATGGGAGGACTATTAAGATCAGCTTTTAGTGTTAATGTGCCACCCAATTTTCCAACTTTTGAAGCAAGAGAGGATGGTGAATGGACTGAGGAGCCCGTGTCATACGACACAGATGTTGAATATGATGATTCTACAATAGAAGAAGATGCGACATATAAGAAGCTACTTCAAGCTTCTGAGGAGAAATTATATGAGGGGTGTATTAATTTTTCAAAGTTATCTTTTCTTCTACACTTATTTCACTTGAAGTGTATGCATCACTGGTCCATTGAATCTTTCAATATGCTCTTGAAGCTGATTTTAGATGCATTTCCTCAAATACTTGATTTTCCCTCGTCTTATTATTACAGtaagaaaatgataaaagaCTTGGGCCTTGGGTATGAAAAAATTGATGCTTGTCCTAATGATTGTATGCTGTATTGGGGTGAATTTTTAGAGAAAGACAAATGTCATCTTTGTGGTAAATCGAGGTGGAAAACAACCAAGGGTAAGAAGGGTGACGATGTAAGTGATCAAGGTACGAATACTTGTAAGAAAGGTGTGCCAGCTAAGGTAATGCGATATTTTCCTCTTATCCCAAGACTAAAAAGAATCTACATGTCATCAGAAACAGCAGAAGATATGAGATGGCATGATACAGAGCGATTGGGTGAAGATGATAAGAAGATTTTGAGGCATCCTTCCGATGCCTTAGCGTGGAAGGCATTTGATGAGCGTTATAGAGATTTTGCATTAGACCCTCGTAGTGTTCGATTAGGTCTTGCGAGCgatgggtttaatccataccgTTTAATGAACACTACTTATAGTACATGGCCAGTGGTGTTGATTCCTTATAATCTTCCACCATGGCTATGTATGAAACCATCTTCTTTCATTTTGTCCACACTTATTCCCGGAAAAGCAAGTCCTGGAAATGATATTGACGTGTATTTGCAACCATTAGTTCATGAGTTAAAATTGCTGTGGGGAGGGGTTGAAGCTTTTGATGCTTTTGACGGAGTGAAATTTAATTTGCGCGCGGCTCTGCTTTGGACTATTAATGACTTTCCTGGCTATGCAATGCTCTCTGGTTTGAGCACAAAAGGTTACAATGCATGTCCTATATGCATGGATTCCACACCTTCTGATAGATTTGGGAACAAGATTTGTTATTGTAGCTATAGAAAATGGTTACCCGCAGATCACCCATATCGACGTCAGGGTGAAAAGTTTTGTGAGAAGTTTGGAACTAATGAGTTGGGTGAAGCCCCATCTCGTCCTAGCGGCACTGATATATTGAGGCAACAAGAAAAGGTCGAGTATGTTTATGGAAAGTCAAAGGCACCACCGAAAAAGAGACAAAGAGGACATACTGATAACAATGATGTCCAAGATGAAATTGTCTTTGGTACCAAGAGAAGCATATTCTTTGATTTGGTGTATTGGGAGCATAATCTTCTAAGGCATAATTTAGACgttatgcacattgagaaaaatgtgtctGAGAATCTTTTGGGAACACTTCTTAGTATGGATAAGAGTAGAGATAATAGGGATGATCGAGAAGCCCTTGAAGCATGGAGAATAAAGACTCACCTTTGGCTTAGTGCTGATCATAATGGAAATGAATACATGCCTCCAGCTTCCTATTCTATGTCTAGGGAGGAAAAAGAGAGATTCTTAACTGTTTTGCAGAAACTTAAAGTTCTGGATGGATATGGATCCAACCTTTCTAGTTGTGTGAATATGAAGCAAAGGAAGTTGATTAACCTCAAGAGTCATGACAACCATGTTCTAATGCAAGATATCCTCCCCGTCGCCTTAAGAGCTTCTAATGCTACAAAGGTGATTGACTTGTTGGCTAGATTGTCTTCGTTTTTCAAGAAGTTGTGCTCCACCAGTATTGATCCAGATGATTTAGATGGTCTTCAAGATGGAATTGTTTTAACTCTTTGTCAGTTGGAAATGGAGTTTTTGCCTTCATTTTTCACAATCATGGTCCATTTGTTGATTCACTTAGTGGAGGAGGTTAAACTTGGTGGACCAGTGCAATACAGATGGATGTATCCCATTGAAAG gtACTTGTCCCATTTGAAGTCACATGTAACCAATAAAGCCCAACCTGAAGGATCTATTGCGGAAGGCTACCTTTTAGAGGAGACAATTAGGTTTTGCTCGAGATATCTTCAAGGTGTTAAGACCATCTTCAACATGCCTAAAAGGATGGATGATGATATTTCAAATTCTGATGATTACTTATTTAATTCCGGCGGTCGAGTCATTGGAAAGGAGGTCAGCATTCGCCTTGATGGTCAAAGCTTAAAACAAGCCCATCGCTACGTTTTACTTCACTCTGATGAGATCAAAGGGGATCTAGA TGAATTTTTAACCGAGAAGCGTCAAATGAACTTAGAAATTTCCGTCGCGGAGAGTGATGAAAGTAAATGGATCATCAATGAATTTGGAGGGTGGCTGCGAAACAAG GTACATTTCATAGATGCAACCACCGAAGATGGGAAACTAAGAAAAGCTTTGGCGGGTGGTTTGCATTCTTATGgtagaaaattaaaaggataCATAATCAATGGATACAAATTACTTTCCACTGATCGCGATTGtcgtcttttgacacaaaattctGGAGTTATGGTTGAAGCGGATGGAGTGGCATACTACGGAAAAGTGATGGATATCTATGAATTAAATTACTATGGAGATTATAAAGTTGTATTGTTTCGTTGTGATTGGGTAGACATTCGTAGGGGTGTAAGAAAATATCCAAACGGCGGAGTATGTGTCAATTTCTCTAAATTGATGCATACTGGACGATTATTGCAAGATGATCCATTTGTCTTCTCATCTCAAGCAAAACAAGTTTTTTACATAGAAGATGAGATACAAAAAGGATGGTTCCATGTTGTTAAGAATAAGCCTAGAGATTTGTTTGATTTAGGTGATTCTTTACCAGTAGCAGAAGAGG GGGCTGGTTTTTTTTCTCTTGCATTTTGGTTCTTTTCTCTTGCAGTCTGGTTGCAGGCGACTTATCGGTTGAGGTCTGCTACTATCTTTTTACGTTACAGTTGA